CCTGATCCACCGCAAGCGCGCCGACCTCGGCGACGACCTGATCTCCGGCCTGATCCGGGCCGGCGACCACGGCGAGCACCTGAGCGAGAACGAGGCCGCGGCGATGGCCTTCATCCTGCTCTTCGCCGGGTTCGAAACCACGATCAATTTGATTGGTAATGGGCTTCATGCCCTACTTTGCAACCCGGACCAGCGCGCGCTGCTCCAGCAGTCGCTGGGGCGCGGCGAGACGGCCCTGCTGGAGACCGGCGTCGAGGAACTGCTGCGCTACGACGGCCCGGTGGAGCTGGCGACCTGGCGGTTCGCCACCGCGCCGCTGACCATCGGCGGGGTGGACGTCCCGGTCGGCGACCCGGTGCTGGTGGTGCTGGCCGCGGCCGACCGCGACCCGGCCCGGTTCTCCGCCGAGAACACGCTCGACCTGGCCCGCTCGGACAACCCGCACCTGGGTTTCGGTCACGGCATCCACTACTGCATCGGCGCCCCGCTGGCCCGGCTTGAGGGGCAGAGCGCGATCGGCAGCCTACTGACCAGGCTTCCGGACCTCCGGCCGGCGGCCGATCCGGCCGAGCTGCGCTGGCGGGGCGGGCTGATCATGCGCGGTCTGCGCGACCTCCCGGTCTCCTTCACGCCCCGCTGACGCCGTTTCGACACCCGCGACACGCCGTACCGCTGGGCCGACGACGCGCCGGGGCGGGGGCGCGCGTCGCACTCCTGCTCGGAACGAATCCGGACATACCTGGATCGTTCGTGTACGTGAAAAGGGGATCCGTAATTTCGGCGTGATCATGGTGATATGAGCTTGTGATTGCTCGTCAGCTTTGCTTACTCTCCGACATGCCCGCAGCTGCGGGCCCCGATCGCGGCACGCCGAGTCCTGTCCGCCGCGTCCTCGGGCCACCTACCAGGTACCGGACAGGAGCGGGGGAACCAGTGTGAACGCCGTAGTCCCAACGGCTTGGGGTGAAGCCGCCGAGCAGCGGGCGCAACCGCGTCCGAACCGTCCGGCGGCCGGGCCAGCCTCCCGGTCCGAACCCGACAGCTCACCTCGCAGGCGTGCGGAGAGGATGTCCCGTGCTGTTCGCCAACACCCCTCGCCACCGCCGTAGTACCAAGGCCGAGAAGGTCATCGCCGCCGCCGGCGTGGCCTCGGTCGGCCTGGCCCTCCCCCTGCTCGCCGCCACCGGAGCGGCAGCTGCGTCAGCCGACACCTGGGACCGCGTGGCCCAGTGCGAGAGCGGCGGCAACTGGAGCATCAACACCGGGAACAGCTTCTACGGCGGCCTGCAGTTCACCTCCTCCA
The window above is part of the Kitasatospora sp. NA04385 genome. Proteins encoded here:
- a CDS encoding cytochrome P450, whose amino-acid sequence is MPDQPHAPQPPLFTWEFAADPYPAYAWLREHAPVHRTTLPSGVDAWLVTRYADARQALADARLSKNPAHHSEQAHRSGRVGIPGERQADLMTHLLNIDPPDHTRLRRLVSKAFTPRRVAEFEPRVREITDRLIDSFAGRGEADLIHEFAFPLPIYAICDLLGVPAEDQDDLRDWAGMMIRHTGGKRGGVGRAVKQIRGYLADLIHRKRADLGDDLISGLIRAGDHGEHLSENEAAAMAFILLFAGFETTINLIGNGLHALLCNPDQRALLQQSLGRGETALLETGVEELLRYDGPVELATWRFATAPLTIGGVDVPVGDPVLVVLAAADRDPARFSAENTLDLARSDNPHLGFGHGIHYCIGAPLARLEGQSAIGSLLTRLPDLRPAADPAELRWRGGLIMRGLRDLPVSFTPR